From a single Candidatus Brevundimonas phytovorans genomic region:
- a CDS encoding HlyD family secretion protein, which yields MTDATPAPAPAQAPAAPPPPAAPAPAAPAPSSSRRVMVSVVLVLIALVGVGLVLHAWRLPPFDGGPQTTDNAYVRGPVTIISPQVSGYVTSVEVQDFQMVKQGQLLATIDDRIYRQKLDQAKAALHSAEAALANSAQSQASARGSVAQTRASIAGAESAVTKARADAQRVRTLFAGGWVAQAQVDTAQNALRAAEAQLAAARAAEGVAQTGVTSAVVSRGSLEAAVENAQAQVRLAQIDLDNTRITAPRAGRLGEVTVRVGQQVSVGTQLTALVPDVVWVTANMKETQMRDVRVGQPVEIAVDALGGQTLKGRVERISPATGSEFSVIRPDNATGNFTKVAQRVPVRISIDPGQEAATRLAPGMSVTARIDVN from the coding sequence ATGACCGACGCCACCCCCGCCCCCGCTCCCGCTCAAGCGCCCGCCGCCCCGCCGCCGCCCGCCGCACCCGCGCCCGCAGCGCCCGCGCCGTCCAGCAGCCGACGCGTCATGGTCAGCGTGGTCCTGGTCCTGATCGCCCTGGTGGGCGTGGGTCTGGTGCTGCACGCCTGGCGTCTGCCGCCGTTCGACGGCGGACCGCAGACCACGGACAACGCCTATGTTCGCGGGCCCGTGACCATCATCAGCCCCCAGGTCAGCGGCTATGTCACCTCGGTCGAGGTGCAGGACTTCCAGATGGTGAAACAGGGTCAGCTTCTGGCCACCATCGACGACCGCATCTATCGCCAGAAGCTGGATCAGGCCAAGGCGGCTCTGCACTCAGCCGAAGCGGCCCTGGCCAACTCGGCCCAGAGCCAGGCCTCGGCGCGCGGCTCGGTCGCCCAGACCCGCGCCTCCATCGCCGGGGCAGAGTCCGCCGTGACCAAGGCCCGCGCCGACGCCCAGCGCGTCCGCACCCTGTTCGCTGGCGGCTGGGTGGCCCAGGCTCAGGTGGACACGGCCCAGAACGCCCTGCGCGCCGCCGAGGCCCAGTTGGCCGCCGCCCGCGCCGCCGAGGGCGTGGCCCAGACCGGCGTCACGTCCGCCGTGGTCAGCCGCGGCTCGCTGGAAGCCGCCGTCGAGAACGCCCAGGCCCAGGTCCGTCTGGCTCAGATCGATCTGGACAATACCCGCATCACCGCCCCGCGCGCCGGTCGTCTGGGCGAGGTGACGGTGCGCGTCGGCCAGCAGGTCTCGGTCGGCACGCAGTTGACGGCCCTGGTGCCTGACGTGGTCTGGGTGACGGCCAATATGAAGGAGACCCAGATGCGCGACGTCCGCGTCGGCCAGCCGGTCGAGATCGCCGTCGACGCCCTGGGCGGTCAGACGCTGAAGGGCCGGGTCGAGCGCATCTCGCCCGCCACCGGGTCCGAGTTCAGCGTCATCCGCCCCGACAACGCCACCGGCAACTTCACCAAGGTGGCCCAGCGCGTGCCGGTCCGCATCTCCATCGATCCCGGCCAGGAAGCCGCCACGCGGTTGGCCCCCGGCATGTCGGTGACGGCGCGGATCGACGTCAACTAG
- a CDS encoding MFS transporter codes for MSRRDWNLPWEDYLATLKPHERPALPGSPATPDHSTPIRWAYAAVGVLVALTGSLGNAAVTANIPQLAGSLGVTIAEATWLPVIFVMTNACMNLLLVKFRMQYGLRLFTEIILMIFLATAAAHLFLEDYGSTLVVRGIAGMAAAGMSTLGILYIIQAFPAQHRLKGIIIGVGLSSLAIPLARLGIGPLLDHDLWRAVYMFDLGLVLIALPAVFALKMPPAQRVKTFEKLDFVTFALFAPGIALLTAVLGLGRIVWWTEAPWIGLALVGALILLTAAVVIEYNRANPLIDLKWLAGGDIIRLTLAILLVRIVLSEQTTGAVGFLQQMGLGNDQMHGLFWVMLLATAAGTLTSAFTLNPMKLWKPISIALGLIAVGAFMDSHATVLTRPVNLYFSQALLAFAAAFFIGPTMIIGFGKVLQGGGKNLISFIVVFSIGQNIGGLMGSALIGTIQTIREKYHSNQLSESINLGDPDVVLRLQQLGGAYAHTIGDAAQRQAQALKLLQQQVSQQAQVLAYNDVFLLISGAAAIGAVWVAVNHFRPRIEARRAANRQAAQAAAAAASAAVE; via the coding sequence ATGAGCCGCCGCGACTGGAACCTGCCCTGGGAAGACTATCTGGCGACGCTGAAGCCGCATGAGCGGCCGGCCCTGCCCGGCTCGCCCGCCACCCCCGACCACTCGACGCCGATACGCTGGGCCTACGCCGCCGTCGGCGTTCTGGTCGCCCTGACCGGCAGCCTGGGCAATGCGGCGGTGACGGCCAATATCCCGCAACTGGCCGGATCTCTGGGCGTGACCATCGCCGAGGCCACCTGGCTGCCGGTCATCTTCGTCATGACCAACGCCTGCATGAACCTGCTGCTGGTCAAGTTCCGCATGCAGTACGGCCTGCGGCTGTTCACCGAGATCATCCTGATGATCTTCCTGGCGACGGCGGCGGCCCACCTCTTTCTCGAGGACTATGGTTCGACCCTGGTGGTGCGCGGCATCGCCGGGATGGCGGCGGCGGGCATGTCGACCCTGGGCATTCTCTACATCATCCAGGCCTTCCCGGCGCAGCACCGGCTGAAGGGCATCATCATCGGCGTCGGCCTCTCCAGCCTGGCCATTCCCCTGGCGCGGCTAGGGATCGGTCCGCTGCTGGACCATGACCTGTGGCGAGCGGTCTATATGTTCGACCTCGGCCTGGTGCTGATCGCCCTGCCCGCCGTCTTCGCCCTGAAGATGCCGCCGGCTCAACGGGTCAAGACCTTCGAGAAGCTGGACTTCGTCACCTTCGCCCTGTTCGCGCCGGGCATCGCCCTGCTGACCGCCGTCCTGGGACTGGGACGGATCGTCTGGTGGACCGAGGCCCCCTGGATCGGGCTGGCCCTGGTCGGCGCCCTGATCCTGCTGACCGCCGCCGTGGTGATCGAATACAACCGCGCCAATCCGCTGATCGACCTGAAATGGCTGGCGGGCGGCGACATCATCAGGCTGACCCTGGCCATCCTGCTGGTGCGGATCGTCCTGTCGGAACAGACGACGGGCGCGGTCGGCTTCCTGCAGCAGATGGGGCTGGGCAACGACCAGATGCACGGCCTGTTCTGGGTCATGCTGCTGGCCACGGCGGCCGGCACCTTGACCAGCGCCTTCACCCTGAACCCGATGAAGCTGTGGAAGCCCATCTCCATCGCGCTCGGCCTGATCGCGGTCGGCGCCTTCATGGACAGTCACGCGACCGTGCTGACGCGCCCCGTGAACCTCTATTTCAGCCAGGCCCTCCTGGCCTTCGCCGCCGCCTTCTTCATTGGGCCGACCATGATCATCGGCTTCGGCAAGGTGTTGCAGGGCGGGGGCAAGAACCTGATCAGCTTCATCGTGGTGTTTTCGATCGGCCAGAACATCGGCGGCCTGATGGGCTCGGCCCTGATCGGCACCATCCAGACGATCCGCGAGAAATACCATTCCAACCAGTTGAGCGAGAGCATCAACCTGGGCGATCCCGACGTGGTGCTGCGCCTGCAACAGCTGGGCGGAGCCTACGCCCACACTATCGGGGACGCGGCCCAGAGGCAGGCCCAGGCTCTGAAGCTGCTGCAACAGCAGGTCAGCCAGCAGGCCCAGGTCCTGGCCTACAACGACGTCTTCCTGCTGATCTCGGGCGCCGCCGCCATCGGCGCCGTCTGGGTCGCCGTCAACCATTTCCGCCCCCGTATCGAGGCGCGCCGCGCCGCCAACCGTCAGGCGGCCCAAGCCGCCGCAGCCGCCGCCTCCGCAGCTGTCGAATGA
- a CDS encoding TetR family transcriptional regulator, with product MTRPLRKDAAERREALLEAAAEAFARDGLETPLHLIAEQAGVGRATLYRNFADRSELALAVFVGQIDDLHERTQARLDDPEVFLWFLGQMVELMIQSAGLASAIRDLKDEALAPIRSGLKRAGAEALAVSQAAGRVRPDLSVEDTRVLALMLGAPSRTVGAADRDQLSRRALELVLDAVRPRAEVRA from the coding sequence ATGACCCGTCCCCTGCGAAAAGACGCCGCCGAACGACGCGAGGCCCTGCTGGAAGCGGCGGCCGAGGCCTTTGCGCGCGACGGGCTGGAGACGCCGCTGCACCTGATCGCCGAGCAGGCGGGCGTGGGGCGGGCCACCCTCTATCGCAACTTCGCCGACCGGTCCGAGCTGGCCCTGGCGGTCTTTGTTGGACAGATCGACGACCTGCACGAACGCACCCAGGCGCGGCTGGACGATCCCGAGGTCTTCCTGTGGTTCCTGGGGCAGATGGTCGAGCTGATGATCCAGAGCGCAGGCTTGGCCAGCGCCATCCGCGACCTCAAGGACGAGGCCCTGGCGCCGATCCGCAGCGGGCTGAAGCGCGCGGGCGCCGAGGCCTTGGCGGTGTCGCAGGCGGCGGGACGGGTGCGACCTGACCTGAGCGTCGAGGACACCCGCGTTCTGGCCCTGATGCTGGGCGCGCCTTCGCGCACCGTCGGCGCGGCGGACCGGGATCAGCTGAGCCGCCGCGCGCTGGAACTGGTGCTGGACGCGGTCCGGCCGCGGGCGGAAGTCCGGGCATGA
- a CDS encoding DUF1453 family protein — MSPQTMGPLIGIGVALIIILLRNRRKRTLRPHLLWVMPLLVTVAIGFGLWANTQHPQFGPLAWLAFIAALALGGVAGWWRGKTITIEKEPDGSLKAQASPLGLILVVGLFAARAGLREVMQVNGAAWHLDAVVVTDAFMIFAIGLIITQRVEIYIRARRVLAGGTDSHVEVAA; from the coding sequence ATGTCGCCGCAAACCATGGGTCCGCTGATCGGCATCGGCGTGGCCCTGATCATCATCCTGCTGCGCAACCGGCGCAAACGGACCCTGCGGCCGCATCTGCTGTGGGTCATGCCCCTGTTGGTCACTGTGGCGATCGGCTTTGGCCTGTGGGCCAACACCCAGCACCCGCAGTTCGGCCCCCTGGCCTGGCTTGCCTTCATCGCCGCCCTCGCCTTGGGCGGCGTCGCCGGCTGGTGGCGCGGCAAGACCATCACCATCGAAAAGGAACCCGACGGTTCGCTGAAGGCCCAGGCCTCGCCGCTCGGCCTGATCCTGGTCGTCGGCCTGTTCGCCGCCCGCGCGGGCCTGCGCGAAGTGATGCAGGTCAACGGCGCCGCCTGGCATCTGGACGCGGTCGTCGTCACCGACGCCTTCATGATCTTCGCTATCGGACTGATCATCACTCAGCGCGTCGAAATCTACATCCGCGCCCGCCGCGTTCTGGCCGGCGGAACCGACAGCCATGTCGAGGTCGCAGCATGA
- a CDS encoding fumarylacetoacetate hydrolase family protein, whose amino-acid sequence MKLASLKHGRDGRLVVVSRDLNWFTDAFLIAPTLQAALDDWDRCEPLLRALAESLEHEAVPRGRFREHEAAAPLPRAYQWADGSAYVNHVELVRKARNAEMPATFWTDPLMYQGGSDQFMGARDAIPLADEAWGCDLEAEIVVVTGDVAQGATREEALAAIRLVGLVNDVSLRNLIPGELAKGFGFVQSKPASALSPVFVTPDALGDRWKDGKLSGELSVQLNGADFGRADAGVDMTFDFGVLIAHLAKTRALIAGSIIGSGTVSNKGADGGPGKPVAEGGLGYSCIAEVRTVETILTGEAKTPFLKHGDTVRIEMLDDGRHTIFGAIEQTVAPA is encoded by the coding sequence ATGAAACTCGCCTCGCTCAAGCACGGCCGTGACGGCCGCCTCGTCGTCGTCTCCAGGGACCTGAACTGGTTCACGGACGCCTTCCTGATTGCGCCCACGCTGCAGGCGGCGCTGGATGACTGGGACCGCTGCGAGCCGCTGTTGCGGGCCCTGGCCGAGAGCCTGGAGCACGAAGCCGTGCCGCGCGGCCGCTTCCGCGAACACGAAGCCGCCGCCCCCCTGCCCCGCGCCTATCAGTGGGCCGACGGCTCGGCCTATGTGAACCACGTCGAACTGGTGCGCAAAGCCCGCAACGCCGAGATGCCGGCGACCTTCTGGACCGACCCGCTGATGTATCAGGGCGGCTCCGACCAGTTCATGGGCGCGCGCGACGCCATCCCTCTGGCGGACGAGGCCTGGGGCTGCGACCTGGAGGCCGAGATCGTGGTCGTGACCGGCGACGTGGCCCAGGGCGCGACCCGCGAAGAAGCCCTGGCCGCGATCCGTCTGGTCGGCCTGGTCAACGACGTGTCCCTGCGCAACCTGATCCCCGGCGAACTGGCCAAGGGCTTCGGCTTCGTCCAGTCCAAGCCGGCCAGCGCCCTGTCGCCGGTCTTCGTCACGCCGGATGCGCTGGGCGATCGCTGGAAGGACGGCAAGCTGTCGGGCGAACTGTCGGTGCAACTGAACGGCGCCGACTTCGGCCGCGCCGACGCGGGCGTCGACATGACCTTCGACTTCGGCGTCCTGATCGCCCATCTGGCCAAGACCCGCGCCCTGATCGCCGGCTCGATCATCGGCTCGGGCACAGTGTCCAACAAGGGCGCCGACGGCGGTCCCGGCAAGCCGGTGGCGGAGGGCGGTCTGGGCTATTCCTGCATCGCCGAGGTCCGCACCGTCGAGACCATCCTGACCGGCGAGGCCAAGACGCCCTTCCTCAAGCACGGCGACACCGTCCGCATCGAGATGCTGGACGACGGGCGCCACACCATCTTCGGCGCCATCGAACAGACGGTCGCCCCGGCCTGA
- a CDS encoding isoprenylcysteine carboxylmethyltransferase family protein, translating to MTNRDHPGVLAPPPLIYLGFLLAGYGVGQLVSEPSLGLNVDLRRGLAFVLVIGGLLLDGIAARTFRRLGTPPEPWKPTTALATGGLYRYSRNPIYVGFAITYAGFALAMDSPVALALLVPCLMVVDRFVIQREERYLSAKFGPEYQAYQGKVRRWL from the coding sequence ATGACGAACCGCGACCATCCCGGCGTTCTCGCCCCGCCGCCGCTGATCTACCTCGGCTTCCTGCTGGCCGGGTATGGCGTCGGCCAGCTGGTCAGCGAGCCGTCGCTGGGTCTGAACGTCGATCTGCGGCGCGGCCTGGCCTTTGTTCTGGTGATCGGCGGTCTGCTGCTGGACGGGATTGCGGCGCGGACCTTCCGTCGTCTGGGCACCCCGCCCGAGCCGTGGAAGCCGACCACGGCGCTGGCGACCGGCGGCCTCTATCGCTACAGCCGCAACCCCATCTATGTCGGCTTCGCCATCACCTACGCCGGGTTCGCCCTGGCCATGGACAGTCCGGTCGCCCTGGCCCTGCTGGTCCCCTGTCTGATGGTCGTCGACCGCTTCGTCATTCAGCGTGAAGAGCGCTATCTGAGCGCCAAGTTCGGTCCTGAGTATCAAGCCTATCAAGGAAAGGTCCGCCGATGGCTGTGA
- a CDS encoding cupin domain-containing protein — MTGEVVDLKQKFGGFSDHWRPRVAAQLNGQDVRLVKVQGVFPWHSHADAEEMFLVWKGRFRVEFRDRIETLEPGQFIVVPRGVEHRTAADEEAEVMIFEPSEVINTGDAPPSDFTAPPGQTI; from the coding sequence ATGACCGGCGAGGTCGTCGATCTGAAGCAGAAGTTCGGCGGCTTTTCCGACCACTGGCGGCCGCGCGTCGCGGCGCAACTGAACGGGCAGGACGTGCGGCTGGTCAAGGTTCAGGGGGTCTTCCCCTGGCACAGCCACGCCGACGCCGAGGAGATGTTCCTGGTCTGGAAGGGCCGGTTCCGGGTCGAGTTCCGCGACCGCATCGAGACCCTGGAGCCCGGCCAGTTCATCGTCGTGCCGCGCGGCGTCGAACACCGCACCGCCGCCGACGAGGAGGCCGAGGTGATGATCTTCGAGCCCTCGGAGGTCATCAACACCGGCGACGCCCCGCCCTCGGACTTCACCGCGCCGCCCGGCCAGACGATATGA
- a CDS encoding isoaspartyl peptidase/L-asparaginase translates to MKTSILSAVAALSLLATAAHADDAPKWSLAIHGGAGVIERAELSPERDAAYRAGLQAALDAGSAVLARGGSALDAVQAAVETLEENPLFNAGRGAVFTAAGKNELDSAVMNGVDRTAGAVAGLTRTRHPIAAARAVMERSPHVMMIGEGADSFAASVGLEQVDPSFFFTESRWQALLIALREAGQPLPPRPAGAPPEPGTLGKPVPLASLPDFPLNEAPLNERKFGTVGAVALDSQGRLAAGTSTGGMTAKRWGRVGDVPIIGAGTYASNADGCAVSATGSGEYFIRATVARDICQRTSTGMGVQAAADAEIADVGSIGGDGGVIVMGKDGTVAFSMNTSGMYRGSVSSSAAPRVAIYADEDAPR, encoded by the coding sequence ATGAAGACATCCATCCTGAGCGCCGTCGCAGCCCTGAGCCTTCTGGCCACGGCCGCCCACGCCGACGACGCCCCCAAGTGGTCGCTGGCCATCCACGGCGGCGCGGGCGTGATCGAGCGCGCCGAGCTGTCGCCGGAACGCGACGCCGCCTATCGCGCGGGCCTGCAGGCCGCGCTGGACGCCGGTTCGGCGGTGCTGGCCAGGGGCGGCTCGGCGCTCGATGCGGTTCAGGCCGCGGTCGAGACCCTGGAGGAAAACCCCCTGTTCAACGCCGGGCGCGGCGCGGTCTTCACCGCCGCCGGCAAGAACGAACTGGACTCCGCCGTGATGAACGGCGTCGACCGTACCGCCGGGGCCGTGGCCGGCCTGACCCGCACCCGCCATCCGATCGCGGCGGCCCGCGCGGTGATGGAACGCTCGCCCCACGTCATGATGATCGGCGAGGGCGCCGACAGCTTCGCCGCCTCGGTCGGTCTGGAACAGGTCGACCCCAGCTTCTTCTTCACCGAAAGCCGCTGGCAGGCCCTGCTGATCGCTCTGCGCGAGGCCGGCCAGCCCCTGCCCCCGCGCCCGGCGGGCGCCCCGCCTGAGCCCGGCACGCTGGGCAAGCCGGTTCCCCTGGCCTCGCTCCCCGACTTCCCCTTGAACGAAGCCCCGCTGAACGAGCGCAAGTTCGGCACCGTCGGCGCCGTGGCTCTGGACAGCCAGGGCCGTCTGGCGGCGGGCACCTCGACCGGCGGCATGACCGCCAAGCGCTGGGGCCGGGTCGGCGACGTGCCGATCATCGGCGCCGGCACCTATGCCTCCAACGCCGACGGCTGCGCCGTCTCGGCCACCGGCTCGGGCGAATACTTCATCCGCGCCACCGTGGCCCGCGACATCTGCCAGCGCACCTCCACGGGCATGGGGGTTCAGGCCGCCGCTGACGCCGAGATCGCCGACGTCGGCTCCATCGGCGGCGACGGCGGCGTCATCGTCATGGGCAAGGACGGCACGGTCGCCTTCTCGATGAACACCTCGGGCATGTATCGCGGTAGCGTCTCGTCCAGCGCCGCCCCCCGCGTCGCGATCTACGCCGACGAAGACGCCCCGCGATGA
- the hppD gene encoding 4-hydroxyphenylpyruvate dioxygenase translates to MQDAAAKLDQENPLGVDGFEFVEFTGPEPEAMIARLELMGFTPTHVNPTTDAVRLKQGDITMLVNRTPKGQAADFARDHGPSANGMAFRVADAKAAYEGALERGAVKAEGVNGGALGNDYPYILQGIGGSLLYVIDQYGEQGSLYDAWDEIEGWEEAERKNSMGLEILDHLTHNVRRGEMRTWSGFYGSVFNFEEQKYFDIKGKATGLFSQAMIAPDRAIRIPLNESQDDNSQIEEFLRRYNGEGIQHIALTTDNIFETVEAMKARGVAFQDTIETYFELIDKRLPNHGEDVERMRKNRILIDGSDEEGLLLQIFTQDTFGPIFFEIIQRKGNEGFGNGNFQALFDSIELDQIRRGVIKVDA, encoded by the coding sequence ATGCAGGACGCCGCCGCCAAACTCGACCAGGAAAACCCGCTGGGCGTGGACGGTTTCGAATTCGTCGAATTCACCGGCCCCGAGCCCGAGGCCATGATCGCCCGGCTGGAGCTGATGGGCTTCACCCCCACCCATGTGAACCCGACCACCGACGCGGTGCGCCTGAAACAGGGCGACATCACCATGCTGGTCAACCGCACGCCCAAGGGCCAGGCGGCGGACTTCGCCAGGGACCACGGCCCCTCGGCCAACGGCATGGCCTTCCGCGTCGCCGACGCCAAGGCCGCCTATGAGGGCGCGCTGGAACGCGGCGCGGTCAAGGCCGAGGGCGTCAACGGCGGCGCTCTGGGGAACGACTATCCCTACATCCTGCAAGGCATCGGCGGTTCGCTGCTCTATGTCATCGACCAGTACGGCGAGCAGGGTTCGCTCTATGACGCCTGGGACGAGATCGAGGGCTGGGAAGAGGCCGAGCGCAAGAACTCCATGGGCCTCGAGATCCTCGACCACCTGACCCACAACGTGCGTCGCGGCGAGATGCGCACCTGGTCGGGCTTCTATGGTTCGGTCTTCAACTTCGAAGAGCAGAAGTATTTCGACATCAAGGGCAAGGCGACCGGCCTGTTCTCGCAGGCCATGATCGCGCCCGACCGCGCCATCCGCATCCCGCTGAACGAGAGCCAGGACGACAACTCGCAGATCGAGGAGTTCCTGCGCCGCTATAACGGCGAGGGCATCCAGCACATCGCCCTGACCACCGACAACATCTTCGAGACGGTCGAGGCCATGAAGGCCCGCGGCGTGGCCTTCCAGGACACGATCGAGACCTATTTCGAGCTGATCGACAAGCGCCTGCCCAACCATGGCGAGGACGTGGAGCGGATGCGCAAGAACCGCATCCTGATCGACGGTTCCGACGAGGAAGGCCTGCTGCTGCAGATCTTCACCCAGGACACCTTTGGCCCGATCTTCTTCGAAATCATCCAGCGCAAGGGCAATGAAGGCTTCGGCAACGGCAACTTCCAGGCCCTGTTCGACTCCATCGAGCTGGACCAGATCCGTCGCGGCGTCATCAAGGTCGACGCCTGA
- a CDS encoding DedA family protein, with the protein MLRKLYDWVFSLARHRHATRSLAIVSFAESSFFPIPPDVMLAPMVLAKPERAYFYALVCTVASVLGALLGYAIGYFLEPVGLWMLAVLGKADTFEASKALFQQHGAWVILIKGLTPIPFKLITIASGIFQFNLALFMALCVVTRGARFFLVAFVLKRWGEPMLAIIEKRLALFTVLFLVLLVGAVFAVKLVGH; encoded by the coding sequence ATGCTTCGCAAGCTCTATGACTGGGTCTTCTCCCTGGCCCGCCACCGTCACGCGACCCGGTCGCTGGCGATCGTCTCCTTCGCGGAAAGCTCCTTCTTCCCCATTCCGCCCGACGTCATGCTGGCGCCCATGGTGCTGGCCAAGCCCGAGCGCGCCTATTTCTACGCCCTGGTCTGCACGGTCGCCTCGGTGCTGGGCGCCCTGCTGGGCTACGCCATCGGCTATTTTCTGGAGCCGGTCGGCTTGTGGATGCTGGCCGTGCTGGGCAAGGCCGACACGTTTGAAGCCTCCAAGGCCCTGTTTCAGCAGCACGGGGCCTGGGTCATCCTGATCAAGGGGCTGACCCCGATCCCGTTCAAGCTGATCACCATCGCCTCGGGCATCTTCCAGTTCAATCTGGCGCTGTTCATGGCCCTGTGCGTCGTCACGCGCGGCGCCCGCTTCTTCCTGGTGGCCTTTGTGCTGAAGCGCTGGGGCGAGCCCATGCTGGCGATCATCGAGAAACGCCTGGCCCTGTTCACCGTGCTTTTCCTGGTTCTGCTGGTCGGCGCCGTCTTTGCGGTCAAGCTTGTCGGACACTGA
- a CDS encoding disulfide bond formation protein B: protein MTRLYQRLTRWWTAYALAASLAMLGAAHAFERFGGLAPCNLCLKQREVYWAAVAIAGAATFWAVFSRASRGTPRIASFLLAAVFFTGAITAGFHAGGELHWWALPATCSAAPSTAIDLSALNALADGTAEIKPIIGCGDVALSLLGISMAGWNFLISLALAIFSLLAAKRPKDARAPKV from the coding sequence ATGACGCGCCTGTATCAACGACTGACCCGCTGGTGGACCGCCTATGCCCTGGCGGCCTCCCTGGCCATGCTGGGCGCGGCCCATGCCTTCGAGCGGTTCGGGGGCCTGGCGCCGTGCAACCTCTGCCTCAAGCAGCGCGAGGTCTATTGGGCTGCGGTGGCCATCGCCGGGGCCGCCACCTTCTGGGCCGTGTTCAGCCGCGCCAGCCGGGGCACGCCGCGCATCGCCTCCTTCCTGCTGGCCGCCGTCTTCTTCACCGGGGCGATCACGGCCGGCTTCCATGCGGGCGGCGAACTGCACTGGTGGGCCTTGCCGGCCACCTGTTCGGCCGCGCCCTCGACCGCCATCGACCTCAGCGCCCTGAACGCCCTGGCCGACGGCACCGCCGAGATCAAACCCATCATCGGCTGCGGCGACGTGGCCTTGAGCCTGCTCGGGATTTCGATGGCCGGCTGGAACTTCCTGATCTCGCTGGCGCTGGCTATCTTCAGTCTGCTGGCGGCGAAACGTCCCAAGGACGCGCGCGCCCCGAAGGTGTAG
- a CDS encoding demethoxyubiquinone hydroxylase family protein, which yields MTEASDTVAAARRIPLPRPGVGQTRARMAEMLRVDHAGEFAAVHIYRAQRAVLEGRKGKSAIAADLTEMEGHEAVHLARFEALLTENRVRPTAMIPLWKLAATALGAGTALISEKAAHACTEAVESVIEKHYADQIEEVRDRDPELAAELTKFREEELAHHDHAIEHGSREAPAYRLLSSVIKVGCKAAIKISERI from the coding sequence ATGACCGAGGCATCCGACACCGTCGCCGCCGCCCGCCGCATCCCCCTGCCGCGCCCCGGCGTGGGCCAGACCCGCGCCCGCATGGCCGAGATGCTGCGCGTCGACCACGCGGGAGAGTTCGCCGCCGTCCACATCTACCGCGCCCAGCGCGCCGTGCTGGAAGGGCGCAAGGGCAAGTCCGCCATCGCCGCCGACCTGACCGAGATGGAGGGGCATGAGGCCGTCCATCTGGCCCGGTTCGAGGCCCTGCTGACCGAGAACCGGGTGCGCCCCACGGCCATGATCCCGCTGTGGAAACTGGCCGCCACGGCGCTCGGCGCCGGCACCGCCCTGATCTCGGAGAAAGCCGCCCACGCCTGCACCGAGGCGGTCGAGAGCGTCATCGAAAAACACTACGCCGATCAGATCGAGGAGGTCCGCGACCGCGACCCCGAACTGGCCGCAGAGCTGACGAAGTTCCGCGAAGAGGAACTGGCCCACCACGACCACGCCATCGAACACGGCAGCCGCGAGGCCCCGGCCTATCGCCTGCTGTCGAGCGTCATCAAGGTCGGCTGCAAGGCCGCCATCAAGATCAGCGAGCGGATCTGA